Part of the Chlamydia muridarum str. Nigg genome is shown below.
CAGTTTCTCGCAATACGGTTACAATTTGTTCATGCGCAACTTTTTTTGTTAAATCTAAATGGGTGCGGATGACTTCGTGAAACTGTTGCTCAATTGTGAATACAGGGTCAAAAGATGCAAGTGGATTTTGAAAAATCATAGCCATCTTTGATCCAAATAACGTCTTTGATAAGAGATTTTTACGATCAAGTAAGTTTTCTTTATGGAGAAAAGCTTCTCCGGAAATAGAAAAATACTCTTCTGGAAGAAGCTGCATAAGGGATTGCGCCGTAATAGACTTTCCTGAACCAGATTCTCCAATGATTGCTAACGTTTGCCCAGGGAAAACATTGAAAGAAAGATCCTCTACAACAGGAAACGACACGGTATTTCTATTAAGAGACACAGAAAGATTCTTGACTTGGAGAAGAGGTTGAGCACTCATGGCTATGGATCTCCTGCTGTTTTCTAGAAAGGTCCCTGTAGAGTGAAAGATCGCAGAAAGCCAAAAAGTTTCGGCCCCCTAGAGCATTCTAGATTGCAATTATATATACGGAGGGAATATATTACGAGGGGCATTTTCTCGAGGATAATGAAAAAGGCTCTTATGCAGGTTCTAGCAAGTTTATTTGGTCGATCTCCTTTTTCTCCATTACAAGCGCATGTAGAGCTAGTTTCTGCGAGTATTGAGGTCCTTTTCCCTCTCTTTAGCGCTATTAAAGAGGGTGATTATCAAAGAGTTGAGGCTCTGGCCCAACTAGTTTCTTCAAAAGAACGCCAAGCAGATGGCGTAAAAAATGACATAAGAAGTCATCTAGCTTCAGGAGTATTTATTCCTGTATCGCGATTGGCGATGTTGGAGATTATTTCAACGCAAGATTCCGTGGCGGATTGTGCAGAAGATATCGCAATTTTGTTGACAGTGAAAGAGCTGCGGTTTTATCCAGA
Proteins encoded:
- a CDS encoding TIGR00153 family protein produces the protein MQVLASLFGRSPFSPLQAHVELVSASIEVLFPLFSAIKEGDYQRVEALAQLVSSKERQADGVKNDIRSHLASGVFIPVSRLAMLEIISTQDSVADCAEDIAILLTVKELRFYPEFEEIFFQFLQKTVQSFEVVAKAIREMDLLLESSFGGCRAEKTRVLVNEVSNLEHECDLLQRELMKILFSENFSIETKDFVLWTQIIKRLSGISNNSEKLAYRVGMTLEEK